A single genomic interval of Pseudomonadota bacterium harbors:
- a CDS encoding pyridoxine 5'-phosphate synthase, with translation MEQIRLGVNIDHIATIRNARGGIHPAPVSSLKIIEQAGANGITVHLREDRRHIKDDDVFKIKENTSLPLNLEIAATEEMRTIALEVRPNACCIVPEKREEITTEGGLDVASALNELKKFVAPLKDSGIRVSLFIDADERQILASKEVGADIVELHTGSYCNADQNNVEKELRRIQHGAKIAKEAGIECHAGHGLNYNNVQPIAKINNIVELNIGHFIIGESIFCGLEKSVKQMLYLMNDARK, from the coding sequence ATGGAACAAATTCGCCTTGGTGTTAACATCGATCATATAGCCACTATAAGAAATGCCCGTGGGGGAATTCACCCTGCTCCCGTATCTTCTTTAAAAATAATAGAGCAGGCAGGGGCAAACGGTATAACTGTTCACTTGCGTGAAGACAGGAGGCATATAAAAGATGATGATGTTTTTAAGATTAAAGAAAACACATCACTACCGCTTAATCTTGAGATAGCTGCAACTGAAGAAATGCGTACAATAGCACTTGAGGTGCGTCCCAACGCATGTTGCATAGTTCCCGAAAAAAGGGAAGAGATAACCACCGAAGGCGGTCTTGATGTTGCATCTGCATTAAATGAGTTAAAAAAATTCGTTGCTCCGCTCAAAGATAGCGGCATAAGAGTATCGCTGTTTATTGATGCCGATGAGAGGCAGATATTAGCCTCAAAAGAGGTTGGAGCCGATATCGTTGAATTACATACCGGCTCATATTGCAATGCCGACCAAAACAATGTTGAAAAAGAATTAAGAAGAATTCAGCATGGCGCTAAAATAGCTAAAGAGGCCGGCATAGAGTGTCATGCAGGTCACGGTTTAAATTATAATAACGTACAACCTATTGCAAAAATAAATAATATTGTTGAACTAAATATCGGGCATTTTATAATAGGCGAATCAATTTTTTGCGGACTAGAAAAAAGCGTAAAACAAATGCTTTATCTTATGAATGACGCAAGAAAATAA
- the acpS gene encoding holo-ACP synthase, which translates to MILGLGSDIIHINRIEELINRFGERFINRAFTKDEIEYSKKFGANNNIGKSSYFAKRFAAKEAFAKAIGTGFRNGLRLAQIGIVNDEFGKPHLILTGKALDMLQDMTTDNKLPTPHVSLCDDYPIAQATVIISLD; encoded by the coding sequence ATGATATTAGGCTTAGGTAGTGATATAATTCATATTAACCGTATTGAAGAGCTTATTAACCGATTTGGTGAACGTTTTATAAACAGGGCGTTCACTAAAGATGAAATTGAGTATTCAAAAAAATTCGGTGCTAATAACAATATTGGAAAATCATCATATTTTGCCAAACGATTTGCTGCAAAAGAAGCATTTGCCAAAGCTATCGGCACAGGTTTCCGAAACGGTCTGCGTCTTGCTCAAATAGGTATAGTAAATGATGAATTCGGCAAGCCTCATCTAATTTTAACCGGCAAAGCACTTGATATGCTTCAGGATATGACAACGGACAACAAGCTACCGACCCCTCATGTATCTTTATGTGATGACTACCCTATAGCACAAGCAACAGTTATAATATCGTTAGACTAA
- a CDS encoding response regulator, whose translation MNSGTVKDKYVVIVEDAMDDLKVVREALANKQYNIKSFDDGAKAWSFLQDGYKEVCVIILAKTLPNIAGMELLHKIRGHAYLNKIPVIIQTVDRGEGKHKNAIELGAQFYIEKPVNERHLLTLVKASVRSFNNIVDDFNSNAASAKDTDNVN comes from the coding sequence ATGAATAGTGGTACTGTAAAAGATAAATATGTAGTTATAGTCGAAGATGCTATGGACGATCTGAAGGTTGTCCGAGAGGCTTTAGCAAACAAACAGTATAATATAAAGTCATTTGATGACGGTGCAAAGGCTTGGAGTTTCTTGCAAGACGGTTATAAGGAAGTATGTGTTATAATCCTTGCCAAGACCCTGCCGAATATAGCCGGTATGGAGCTGTTACATAAAATACGCGGACATGCATATCTAAATAAAATACCGGTTATCATTCAAACTGTCGATAGGGGGGAAGGGAAGCATAAGAATGCTATCGAACTTGGAGCACAGTTCTATATTGAAAAGCCGGTCAATGAAAGGCACTTACTTACATTAGTTAAGGCATCCGTCCGTAGTTTTAATAATATTGTCGATGATTTTAATAGTAACGCTGCGAGTGCTAAAGATACTGACAATGTTAATTAG
- a CDS encoding 6-carboxytetrahydropterin synthase, which produces MISCTRKLHFDSAHRIVNHESKCKYVHGHRYVVDATFAAKELDDLGRIVDFGVIKEKLGKWVDDNWDHNIILWEKDKSLGDVIEKQTDQKVFYLPTNPTAENIADYLLNTVCKELFFDSEVECVKIKVFETPNCYAEAV; this is translated from the coding sequence TTTGATTCAGCTCACAGAATCGTTAATCATGAAAGTAAGTGTAAATATGTACATGGTCACAGATATGTTGTGGACGCTACATTTGCAGCAAAAGAACTAGATGATTTAGGAAGAATAGTCGATTTTGGCGTTATAAAAGAAAAGCTCGGAAAATGGGTGGACGATAACTGGGATCATAATATTATTTTATGGGAAAAAGATAAGTCATTGGGTGATGTTATAGAAAAACAAACCGATCAAAAAGTTTTTTACCTTCCTACTAATCCTACGGCTGAAAATATTGCGGATTATCTTTTAAATACGGTGTGTAAAGAGTTGTTCTTTGATTCTGAGGTTGAGTGTGTTAAGATTAAGGTCTTTGAAACACCGAATTGCTACGCTGAGGCTGTCTAA